The genomic region TCCACCGCAACCGCGTGAACCTGCTCTCCGAGGAAGCCGGCTTCGTCGACAACGGCTCGGCGGTCACCCTCGTCATCGACCCGGTCGACGGGTCCGCGAACGCCGCGTTCGGTGTTCCGCTCTCCTGCTTCGCCGGTGCCGTTGTCGTTGACGGCACGGCTACCGAAGCGTTGACCACGTGGTTCGACACGGGCCGTGCGTGGCATGCGCGCACGGGAGTCGACACCGCGTTCCGCACGACCGGACGCACGTCGTTGGACGGTGCATCGATCTGCCTGATGCGGCCCAAGACCGGCACTCAGGACGCGTGGCTGCGCATCGCGAACCGCGCCGACCGCATCCGGGTGCTCTGCACGACGTGCCTGGAAACCATGCTGGTGGCGGAGGGGACCGTCGACGGCTTCATCGATCCCGGAACCGATACACACCGGATCATGGACCTGGCCACGGCGCTCGTCACCGTGCCGGCCGCCGGTGGGGTGCTGGTCGACCTGCACGGCCGCCCGTTCACGTTCGACCCCGACCTGTCCCGCCGGTGGTCGGGCGTGGCGGCAGCGACTCCTCAGCTGGCCGAGGAGCTCATCGCGACCGCTCTGGGTTAAACGGTGCCCCGTGGCTCGACGGTGCAGTCGGGTCCGGGGAACACCAGGCCCTCGTGCCCGTCGTTGAAGCGGACGAGGTAGGGCGGGGCGCCGTCGGTGCCGCGGACCTCGAGGATCTCGCCGAGGCGTTCCTCGAGACCGACCGAACGGCTGTGGACGTGGAGCCTGTCACCAACTGTTGCTTGCATGGCGCTGCGACACCTCCGGGTGCGGCATGAGGTCAGGCGTCAAAGCCTAGGCCGCCACCGGAGGTGTGCAACAGGGACTCAAGTACTCATCCACCGCAGGCGGCGGACACCTTCGCCGCCAGGTCCGCCTTCTGCGTGACCCAGTCGGCCGCGGAGTTGACGTTCTGCATGCCGTTCGCGGCTTCCTCGAGCGCCTTCTTCACCTGCTCGTCCGGCGCGGAGTTGGCGAGGTTCTCCAGCTCGGTCGCCTTGGCCTTGGTGTCCTCCAGCGCCTTCTGCGGGTCGCTCATGTCCGGCGAGAAACCCACCAGCTGGATCGCGTCGGCGCACAGCTTCACCTTGTCCGCGGTGTCGCTGACGCCCTGGATCGTGTCGCAGGCCGTCAAGCTGCCCAACGCGATGACGGCTGCCGCCAGCGGTCCGATAAGGCGCATTCGTTCTCCCTTGTGCCCGAAGTGTCCGTTTGTGTTGCTTCCGACTCTACCGACCTGCGGTTACCGGTGGGCGTGTTCTC from Lentzea guizhouensis harbors:
- a CDS encoding inositol monophosphatase family protein — its product is MLIPWPVPQPQISDDVHPALADAARAASAAYGRARSAHTRLELREEVADGADGTPTMRVDRIVEDAILESIHRNRVNLLSEEAGFVDNGSAVTLVIDPVDGSANAAFGVPLSCFAGAVVVDGTATEALTTWFDTGRAWHARTGVDTAFRTTGRTSLDGASICLMRPKTGTQDAWLRIANRADRIRVLCTTCLETMLVAEGTVDGFIDPGTDTHRIMDLATALVTVPAAGGVLVDLHGRPFTFDPDLSRRWSGVAAATPQLAEELIATALG
- a CDS encoding DUF1918 domain-containing protein, which codes for MQATVGDRLHVHSRSVGLEERLGEILEVRGTDGAPPYLVRFNDGHEGLVFPGPDCTVEPRGTV